The following are from one region of the Salvia splendens isolate huo1 chromosome 2, SspV2, whole genome shotgun sequence genome:
- the LOC121790453 gene encoding exopolygalacturonase clone GBGE184-like yields MATSCVHMMGSLALSISCLIIINAIAAAGEQRRLLQAETVYDITKYGAKGDGTTDDAMSFIQAWRAGCDSKGGVRILIPPGKFMMGEVILSGECTATPPMIVDIQGTLLANPDPSSYSNEKWILIEHVDNIKITGGGTLNAQGANAWKYAKEDAHMPVSFTFQSSKNGDISNLNLLDAMGFHSKLIDSDNIKVTKMTITAPEESPNTDGIHLSNATNVEITDTVIGTGDDCISIGTGSKNVLIKNVKCGPGHGLAVGSLGKRPDEISVGNITFSSCSLAGTTNGARIKSYHKSPVMTATNIVFEDITLDNVKNPIIIDQHYFSKMVAEQSNVKISDVHFRRIKGTTISEIPILFNCSTTNPCENIELADIDLKPVGAAKSVESVCVSAIGIKPSGTVNPPPPKC; encoded by the exons ATGGCTACAAGTTGTGTTCATATGATGGGCTCCCTTGCCCTAAGCATAAGCTGTTTGATCATTATCAATGCCATTGCTGCTGCCGGCGAACAACGCCGCCTCCTGCAGGCAGAGACCGTCTATGACATCACCAAATATGGCGCCAAGGGCGATGGCACCACCGATGATGCAATG TCGTTCATTCAAGCATGGAGGGCCGGATGCGATAGCAAAGGGGGCGTGAGGATTTTGATCCCGCCCGGAAAATTCATGATGGGGGAAGTAATCCTAAGCGGAGAGTGCACTGCAACACCGCCAATGATCGTCGATATTCAGGGCACCCTGCTGGCAAATCCAGACCCGAGTTCCTACAGCAACGAGAAGTGGATCTTGATTGAGCACGTGGACAACATAAAAATCACGGGTGGAGGCACCCTTAACGCGCAAGGAGCGAATGCATGGAAGTACGCTAAAGAAGACGCACACATGCCCGTT AGTTTCACGTTCCAATCGTCGAAAAACGGGGACATTAGCAACCTAAATTTGTTGGACGCTATGGGATTCCATAGCAAGTTGATCGACAGTGATAACATCAAGGTGACGAAAATGACCATCACTGCCCCTGAGGAAAGCCCCAACACAGACGGAATCCATCTCAGCAATGCCACCAATGTGGAGATCACCGACACCGTCATTGGAACCGGCGATGACTGCATCTCCATTGGCACGGGCAGCAAAAACGTCTTAATCAAAAATGTCAAATGCGGACCCGGACATGGTCTTGC TGTGGGGAGTTTGGGGAAGCGTCCCGACGAAATTAGCGTGGGGAACATCACCTTCAGTAGCTGTTCCTTGGCAGGCACAACCAACGGTGCCCGAATCAAGAGCTACCACAAGTCGCCGGTGATGACCGCCACCAACATCGTGTTCGAAGATATTACCTTGGATAACGTCAAGAACCCCATCATCATCGATCAACATTACTTCTCCAAGATGGTTGCTGAG CAATCCAACGTCAAAATCAGTGACGTCCACTTTAGAAGAATCAAGGGCACCACAATCTCCGAGATTCCTATCTTGTTCAACTGCAGCACAACCAACCCGTGCGAAAACATTGAATTGGCTGACATTGACTTGAAGCCTGTGGGGGCCGCCAAGTCCGTTGAATCCGTCTGTGTGAGCGCCATCGGAATCAAGCCTTCCGGCACCGTCAACCCTCCTCCTCCCAAGTGCTAG